From the genome of Tistrella bauzanensis:
ATGTCATAGAACGCCGGGCCGGTCCAGCCATTGCTGCTGCGGGCCAGCAACACGCCGACGCCACCCTCGCCGCCGATGATGAAGCCGGCCTTGACCAGGCTGGGGGCGATCATCACCGCGCGGGCATTGGCCAGCTGGGCATCGAAATCCTTGCCCTGGGGCGAATTGCGGATGGCGGTGACGGTGGCCGCCGCCTCATTGACGATCTGCTGCTGATCGCTCGCCTGCTGGGCCTGGGCCGGGGCCACGATCGCCAGCGGCGACATCGCCGCCATCGCAGCGACCGTAAAGACCAGGGAATGACGGCTGTTACGGGTGCGCATGCCGAACATGAATGAAAACTCCTGCGGTGGGTGCCCCGCATGTCGCGGGTCAAGCTCTTGTGTCGCGGTGCCGGGTCATGAAGATCTGAACGCCACGTGCTGCGGCGTCTCAGTTCTGTACATGGGGTGCCGGCCTCAGCCGTTGAGGGGCACCGCACCCGGCCCTGTCAGTCCTCACCGTTATGCCACGGCCCCCGTGACATGGATGCGATCAAGACGCGACCTCTTCGGCACCCAAAGCGGCGCCCTTCATCACAAGCGGCAGGCCGGCGGCCACGAACACCACCCGATCGGCCGCCGCCGCCACCTGCTGGTTCATGCGCCCGGCAACGTCGCGGAACCGGCGGGCGAGCGCGTTATCGGGCACGATTCCCAAACCCACCTCATTCGACACCATCACCACCGGCCGGCCGGCGTCACGGGCGGCCTCGACCAGACGTGCGGTTTCCTTGTCCGGATCGCGGTTCAGATGCATCAGCGTCGCCGCCCAGATGGTCAGGCAGTCGATCAGAACCGCCCCGCCAGCAGCCATGCCCGCCGCCGCAGTGATCGCGGCCGCCGGATCGTCCGGCGCCTCGATCGTGGTCCAGTCCGGGCCGCGATCGGCGACATGACGGGCGATCCGCTCGCGCATCTCGTCGTCGAAGGCCTGCGCCGTCGCCACATAGACCAGCGGCCCGCCCGCGGCCGCGGCCCGGGTCAGGCGTTCGGCCAGCGCGCTCTTGCCCGATCGCGCACCGCCCAGCACCAGGGTCAGGCGCGCCGTCATACGCCCGCCTGTCATACGCCCGTCTCCCCGTCGTCGCCCGCCGCGACCGCCAGTGGCCGGTTCACACACACCACCCGCCACAGCACCGCGCCATCGGCCATCACGATCCGGTCGATCCGGGTCAGCGACAGCGGGTCGATCACGAAGGCGATGCTTTGTTCAGGGGTCAGCCCCAATGCCTGCGACAGGGCGGCGCGGATCACGCCGGCATGGGCCACCACCACAATGCCGGGGGCCGCCGCCGGGGCATCGTGCGACCGTGCATCCACCGCCGCCGCCACCCGTGCCATCACCTCGGTGTAGCGTTCCCCGCCCGGCGGGCAGGCGCGGGCAGGCTGGCGCCAGAAGGCGGCATAGGCCTCGGGCTCGGCGGTTTCGATCTCGCCATGAACCCGGCCTTCCCAGGCGCCGAAATTCTGTTCGGTGAAGGCAGGCTCGATCAGCGCCGGGCGGTCGGGCAGCAGGGCCGCGGCCGTGTCGCGGGCGCGGGCCAGCGGGCTTGCGATCACCATGGCCTGCGGGGGCAGCAGCCGGCGCATGCCAGCCAGGGCCACAGGCGACGGCATATCCACCGCCGCCTCGCTGGCGCCATGAATGCGGCCATGGGCGGCTACGGCCAGGGCTGCGTGGCGTATCCAATACCAGCAGGTCACACCCACCACAGCACACCTCCGAAGGCCAGAACCAGACCGGCGATCTCGGCGGTCTGTTGAATGGCGCCATAAACATCGCCGGTGGCGCCGCCGATCTGGCGACGGGCGATCATCGCCATCGCCAGCCCGGCCAGCACGGTGCCCGCAATCAGACCAGCCAGCGCCGGCCAGCCGACCGGCCCCAACCCCAGCCGGACCAGTGCCATTGAGATCAGCAGCGTGGCGCCGGCACCGGTCAGCGCCGGCGCCAGCGGGCTGCGCCCGGCGGCATCGGCCAGGCCCGGCCGGCTGCGCCGGGCCATCGGCATCGCGGTCATGGCAATCGCGACCGCCACCCGCGACAACCCACCCGCGGCGGTGATCAGCGCCGCCGCCCCCCATCCCAGCGGCGCCAGTGCCGCCAGCACCGCCGCCCGGAGGCCGAATGACAGGATCAGCGCCGATGCGCCGAAGGTGCCGACCCTGCTGTCCTTCATGATCAGAAGCTTGCCCTCGCGGTCATGGCCGCCGCCAAAGCCGTCGGCGACATCGGCCAGCCCGTCTTCATGGATCAGCCCGCCGGCCAGCGCGGCCACGATCAGCGCCGCGAAGGCGGCGATCCAGCGATTGGCGATCAGCTCGGCCACCCCCGCCAGAGTCAGCCCGGTGATCGCCCCCATCACCAGCCCCGCCGGCCCCAGCCAGCCCACGAAGCGGGCGGCTGGTTGCAGGCCGTGCGGCGCCGGCACCGGCAGCCGCGACACCAGCCCCAGCGCCAGCCACAGCCCGTCCAGCGGCCGCGGTGGCGGCTCAGGCGGTGGCGCGGGTGCGGGCAACGGGTCGGAGGGTGACATGGCGGATCTTCCACAGGGGCGCCGCCTGTTCGGCAGCACCGGGCCCAATATCCTCGCAACGATAGCCGCGGCGGCGGCGGCGGGCCAGTTTTGCGGCCGGT
Proteins encoded in this window:
- the cobU gene encoding bifunctional adenosylcobinamide kinase/adenosylcobinamide-phosphate guanylyltransferase, coding for MTARLTLVLGGARSGKSALAERLTRAAAAGGPLVYVATAQAFDDEMRERIARHVADRGPDWTTIEAPDDPAAAITAAAGMAAGGAVLIDCLTIWAATLMHLNRDPDKETARLVEAARDAGRPVVMVSNEVGLGIVPDNALARRFRDVAGRMNQQVAAAADRVVFVAAGLPLVMKGAALGAEEVAS
- a CDS encoding histidine phosphatase family protein; protein product: MGVTCWYWIRHAALAVAAHGRIHGASEAAVDMPSPVALAGMRRLLPPQAMVIASPLARARDTAAALLPDRPALIEPAFTEQNFGAWEGRVHGEIETAEPEAYAAFWRQPARACPPGGERYTEVMARVAAAVDARSHDAPAAAPGIVVVAHAGVIRAALSQALGLTPEQSIAFVIDPLSLTRIDRIVMADGAVLWRVVCVNRPLAVAAGDDGETGV
- a CDS encoding adenosylcobinamide-GDP ribazoletransferase, yielding MSPSDPLPAPAPPPEPPPRPLDGLWLALGLVSRLPVPAPHGLQPAARFVGWLGPAGLVMGAITGLTLAGVAELIANRWIAAFAALIVAALAGGLIHEDGLADVADGFGGGHDREGKLLIMKDSRVGTFGASALILSFGLRAAVLAALAPLGWGAAALITAAGGLSRVAVAIAMTAMPMARRSRPGLADAAGRSPLAPALTGAGATLLISMALVRLGLGPVGWPALAGLIAGTVLAGLAMAMIARRQIGGATGDVYGAIQQTAEIAGLVLAFGGVLWWV